From the genome of Roseiconus lacunae, one region includes:
- a CDS encoding sulfite exporter TauE/SafE family protein produces the protein MFGQAILFGTIVGFALGLTGGGGGVFAVPLLVYGLGIGPREAVGISLAAVGGTALSGAVPRLIRREVELRTGLLFAIAGMIGAPLGSYLSTLIPESLLLLLFACIMFVVAQRMWAKATKPTAATGTCVTEGQPSKDRSACQRDEDGRLRLTSRCARLLVAVGLATGVLSGLFGVGGGFVIVPALVLFSGMAMHLAVATSLFVIVLISISGITSHLIAGNDISIQTTLLFMLGGFVGMSIGGVVAKQLKGPTLQKVFAIAVVLVACFVIFKSVAL, from the coding sequence ATGTTTGGCCAAGCGATCCTGTTCGGCACAATCGTCGGCTTCGCGCTCGGTCTTACCGGAGGTGGAGGAGGGGTATTCGCTGTTCCGCTACTGGTCTATGGACTTGGCATTGGCCCGCGAGAGGCAGTCGGAATCTCACTGGCGGCGGTTGGTGGAACGGCGTTGTCGGGCGCGGTGCCGCGGCTGATTCGACGCGAGGTTGAACTTCGCACGGGGCTTCTCTTTGCGATCGCAGGAATGATCGGAGCTCCCCTTGGCAGCTACCTCTCGACTTTGATCCCCGAGAGTCTGCTGTTGCTCCTTTTCGCCTGCATCATGTTTGTGGTTGCCCAAAGAATGTGGGCAAAAGCAACCAAGCCCACGGCGGCAACGGGAACATGCGTAACGGAAGGTCAGCCGAGTAAGGATCGATCGGCATGCCAGCGAGACGAAGATGGCAGGCTACGTCTGACCTCGCGGTGTGCACGATTGCTCGTCGCCGTGGGTCTGGCCACCGGCGTTCTCTCAGGGCTATTCGGTGTGGGCGGCGGCTTCGTCATCGTTCCCGCACTCGTCTTGTTCAGCGGAATGGCGATGCATCTTGCCGTGGCAACTTCGCTGTTCGTCATCGTGCTGATCAGCATCAGCGGAATCACATCGCACCTAATCGCCGGCAACGACATTTCCATTCAAACAACGCTCCTATTCATGCTTGGCGGGTTCGTCGGTATGAGTATCGGAGGTGTGGTCGCCAAGCAATTGAAGGGACCGACTCTCCAAAAGGTCTTCGCCATCGCTGTTGTTTTGGTCGCATGCTTTGTCATTTTCAAGTCGGTTGCTCTTTAA
- a CDS encoding diadenylate cyclase, translating into MKKNHGATVTMLEGIIDQIEHLRWEDLLDLVIFTVLIYGVLTWLQDRASRAVLIVSAILSSVFLLARAFDLYLTFRAFEYGAIFLLLSLVVVFQQDIRHGFEKLSTFSSRLRNRSSTAGEGWIDVVAEAVATMADDRTGALIVFPGEESLDRHLRGGVEVDAIVSLPLLLSIFHPKSPGHDGAIVIDSGRVTMLGLHLPLTKHVESLHDGGTRHAAGLGLAEVSDATILVVSEERGTISVCHDRRIETIASADVIGRINGLAIETSSHRHRRFLHLPRLAIAIAITLLSFLILVDRSDTLQRTLIVPIEYSNLPEQSELLEPRTSFAEITLAGPRPAFDLLEPSSVSISIDLSQHPRDTPASIATTHQVTGIPSDLAIESVNPATLFIELKAKGNTP; encoded by the coding sequence TTGAAAAAAAATCACGGCGCGACAGTTACCATGCTTGAGGGCATCATTGATCAAATCGAACATCTACGTTGGGAGGACCTGCTAGATTTAGTCATCTTCACCGTCTTGATTTATGGTGTTTTGACGTGGCTACAGGACCGGGCGTCGCGCGCCGTGCTGATCGTATCGGCTATCCTCTCGTCTGTCTTCTTGCTCGCTCGAGCGTTCGATCTATATCTGACGTTCCGTGCGTTCGAATACGGCGCGATCTTTCTGCTACTGTCCCTCGTGGTCGTGTTTCAGCAAGATATTCGGCATGGTTTTGAAAAACTGTCTACCTTTTCGAGTCGATTGCGGAACAGATCATCCACAGCGGGCGAAGGTTGGATCGATGTTGTTGCCGAAGCGGTCGCGACAATGGCGGATGATCGAACCGGTGCGCTCATTGTCTTTCCAGGCGAAGAATCTCTGGATCGCCATCTGCGCGGAGGCGTTGAAGTGGACGCGATTGTTAGCTTGCCGTTACTTCTCAGCATCTTTCATCCCAAGTCGCCGGGGCACGACGGTGCCATCGTTATCGACTCCGGGCGAGTGACGATGCTCGGACTCCATCTACCATTGACCAAGCATGTCGAGTCGCTTCACGACGGTGGCACGCGCCACGCTGCCGGGCTGGGGCTGGCGGAGGTCAGTGACGCGACGATTCTTGTTGTGTCTGAAGAACGCGGCACCATCAGCGTTTGTCATGACCGGCGGATTGAGACGATCGCGTCCGCTGATGTGATCGGTCGCATCAATGGCTTGGCCATCGAAACTTCGTCACATCGCCATCGGCGATTTCTACATTTGCCTCGGCTGGCCATTGCGATTGCAATCACACTACTTTCGTTTTTGATCTTGGTCGATCGCAGTGATACTTTGCAACGAACTCTGATCGTTCCGATCGAATATAGCAACCTTCCTGAACAATCGGAATTGTTAGAGCCACGCACCTCATTTGCTGAGATCACGCTTGCAGGACCTCGCCCGGCGTTCGATCTGCTTGAGCCGAGCAGCGTATCGATTTCCATCGATCTATCGCAACATCCCAGAGACACGCCCGCGAGCATCGCGACCACGCATCAGGTCACAGGCATTCCCAGCGATTTAGCAATCGAATCGGTGAATCCGGCGACGCTGTTTATCGAACTGAAAGCCAAAGGAAACACGCCGTAG
- a CDS encoding rhodanese-like domain-containing protein codes for MQTIDVKTLAERQAGGELDLIDVRTPVEYREIHAEGAVNVPLDSIDPDAVAASRNGHGSHPLYLICKSGNRSSKAAQKFIDAGIENVVSVDGGTTAWANAGLPVVRGKKSISLERQVRIAAGFLTLLGATLGFFVHPYFVGLSAFIGAGLMFAGITDTCGMGMMLARMPWNQCREGDSCSI; via the coding sequence ATGCAAACGATCGACGTAAAAACGCTGGCGGAGCGTCAAGCCGGCGGCGAACTCGACCTAATCGACGTCAGGACGCCCGTGGAGTATCGCGAGATCCATGCGGAAGGTGCCGTCAATGTGCCGCTCGATTCGATAGACCCGGACGCAGTAGCGGCGAGTCGAAACGGACACGGCAGCCATCCGCTCTACCTTATTTGCAAGAGCGGTAACCGGTCGTCCAAAGCAGCTCAGAAGTTTATTGATGCTGGGATTGAGAACGTGGTCAGTGTCGATGGCGGAACGACCGCGTGGGCGAACGCAGGTCTGCCCGTGGTGCGTGGTAAGAAATCGATCTCGCTGGAGCGTCAAGTCCGCATCGCTGCCGGATTTCTCACGCTACTCGGCGCGACACTCGGTTTCTTCGTTCACCCCTACTTCGTTGGACTGTCCGCCTTTATTGGTGCGGGGCTGATGTTTGCCGGGATCACCGACACCTGTGGGATGGGAATGATGCTTGCCAGGATGCCTTGGAATCAATGCCGCGAAGGCGACTCATGTTCGATCTAG